One genomic window of Arthrobacter caoxuetaonis includes the following:
- a CDS encoding isochorismate synthase yields the protein MTTLRSLTVPLGVPSAAIGLLEYLVRDDQLCWVRHGEGLVGFGETLRHTATGPERFASARSWWNTVSAAADVQDEVQVPGTGLAAFGSFAFSKRSPFLSRVVVPEIVVGSRNGTAWATLTTLDPDAVLDRESVAAALAGYLEEISADSLSLGSDAILPGMLSESEWKNAVARSVAHIAAGELSKIVLARDIVASLSSPIATAQVLRELALRYASCWTYSVDGLIGSTPEMLIKVEDGKARARVLAGTLDRATAPLDDPGYAKRVLAGSEKQQHEHAIAIDSVTRQLEPFTSSMTSHSEPFVLELPNVWHLASDVTADLQPRDGALPTPLDLVEALHPTAAVCGYPTSVAGELISELEHMDRGPYAGPVGWFDAAGNGEWGIALRGAVIEEPQAVRLFAGCGIVSGSNPAAELEETWSKFRPMLEALGLDRARVLSGQPS from the coding sequence ATGACCACCCTGCGTTCCCTTACTGTTCCCCTGGGCGTGCCTTCAGCCGCCATTGGACTCCTGGAGTACCTGGTCCGCGACGACCAGCTGTGCTGGGTCCGCCACGGCGAAGGCCTCGTCGGTTTCGGGGAAACCCTCCGGCACACCGCGACCGGACCGGAGCGCTTCGCTTCCGCCCGTTCCTGGTGGAACACGGTCAGCGCGGCCGCCGACGTCCAGGACGAGGTCCAGGTTCCGGGAACCGGCCTCGCCGCCTTCGGGTCCTTTGCCTTCTCCAAGCGCTCCCCCTTCCTCTCCCGCGTCGTGGTGCCGGAAATCGTTGTGGGTTCCCGCAACGGAACCGCTTGGGCCACCCTCACCACACTCGATCCGGACGCGGTCCTCGACCGGGAGTCGGTGGCAGCGGCCCTGGCCGGCTATCTGGAGGAAATCTCCGCGGACTCGCTGTCCCTGGGCAGCGACGCCATCCTGCCCGGAATGCTCTCCGAATCGGAATGGAAGAACGCCGTCGCCCGCTCAGTGGCCCATATCGCCGCCGGGGAGCTAAGCAAGATTGTCCTGGCCCGCGACATCGTGGCCAGCCTGTCCTCCCCCATAGCCACGGCGCAGGTCCTGCGGGAACTGGCGCTGCGCTACGCGAGCTGCTGGACCTATTCAGTGGACGGACTGATCGGGTCCACGCCGGAAATGCTGATCAAGGTAGAGGACGGCAAGGCCCGGGCACGGGTGCTGGCCGGGACGCTGGACCGCGCCACCGCCCCGCTGGACGATCCCGGCTATGCCAAGCGGGTCCTGGCCGGCTCGGAAAAGCAGCAGCACGAACACGCCATCGCCATTGATTCCGTGACCCGCCAGCTGGAGCCCTTCACGTCCTCCATGACCTCGCACAGCGAGCCCTTCGTGCTGGAACTGCCCAACGTGTGGCACCTGGCCTCTGATGTCACGGCCGACCTGCAGCCCCGCGACGGCGCCCTGCCCACGCCGCTGGACCTCGTCGAAGCGCTCCACCCCACCGCCGCCGTCTGCGGGTATCCCACCAGCGTGGCCGGGGAACTGATCAGTGAACTTGAACACATGGACCGCGGTCCGTATGCCGGTCCGGTGGGCTGGTTCGACGCCGCCGGGAACGGGGAATGGGGCATCGCTCTTCGCGGGGCGGTCATCGAAGAACCCCAAGCTGTCCGCCTGTTTGCAGGCTGCGGAATCGTCTCCGGTTCCAATCCGGCCGCCGAGCTGGAGGAAACCTGGTCCAAGTTCCGTCCGATGCTCGAAGCCCTGGGACTGGACCGGGCGAGGGTGCTCTCCGGCCAGCCTTCCTGA
- a CDS encoding basic amino acid ABC transporter substrate-binding protein, with protein MHHKARNAVAAVLALGALSLAACSSGSDAAGDSGLGLVKDGTLTVCSNVPFQPFEYVDDNGEYTGFDMDLTREIAAGMDLEWQVQNVSFDGLQSGTVLAAGQCDVIAAAMSVTPEREAKMAFSEPYYDSLQSLLVPKDSAVKSLEDLAGKKIGVQQGTTGESYARENAGDAEVVSFQTDAELFPALQAGAIDAVLQDLPVNLDHTDGGAFTISATYETDEVYGLAMKKDGSAELVAAVNAELAELRSNGKYQELYDKYFTE; from the coding sequence ATGCACCACAAAGCACGCAACGCCGTCGCCGCTGTTCTGGCCCTCGGTGCCCTCAGCCTCGCCGCCTGCAGCTCAGGGTCTGACGCCGCCGGGGACTCCGGCCTGGGACTGGTCAAGGACGGCACACTGACTGTCTGCTCCAACGTTCCGTTCCAGCCGTTCGAGTATGTCGATGACAACGGTGAGTACACCGGGTTCGACATGGACCTGACCCGGGAGATCGCCGCGGGCATGGACCTGGAATGGCAAGTGCAGAACGTGAGCTTCGACGGCCTGCAGAGCGGTACCGTCCTGGCCGCCGGCCAGTGCGACGTGATCGCTGCTGCCATGTCCGTCACGCCCGAGCGTGAAGCCAAGATGGCGTTCTCCGAGCCGTACTACGACTCCCTGCAGTCCCTGCTGGTTCCCAAGGATTCTGCCGTGAAGTCCCTGGAAGACCTGGCCGGCAAGAAGATCGGCGTGCAGCAGGGCACCACCGGCGAGTCCTATGCCCGTGAAAACGCCGGCGACGCCGAAGTTGTCTCCTTCCAGACCGACGCTGAGCTTTTCCCCGCCCTGCAGGCAGGCGCGATCGACGCCGTCCTCCAGGATCTGCCGGTCAATCTGGACCACACTGACGGCGGCGCCTTCACCATCTCCGCCACCTACGAAACGGACGAAGTCTACGGGCTGGCCATGAAGAAGGACGGCAGCGCTGAACTGGTTGCCGCCGTGAACGCTGAGCTCGCTGAGCTGCGCTCCAACGGCAAGTACCAGGAGCTCTACGACAAGTACTTCACCGAATAA
- a CDS encoding basic amino acid ABC transporter substrate-binding protein, producing MPYKARSTVLAAAALSALVLSACGGESDSASDSGMNLVSEGTLTVCSDVPYAPFEFEGEDGEYTGFDMDLVKEIATGMGLELAVQDVGFDGLQSGTSLAAGQCDLVASAMTITEERKKNLTFSDPYYDSLQSILVPEGSDITGIEDLAGKNLGVQQGTTGEAYARDNAPEANISSFPSDAELYPALQAGQVDAVLQDLPVNLGHTEEGAFTIAEEFETNESYGFAMAKDAPEELVSAVNEQLTELRDNGKYQEIYDKYFTE from the coding sequence ATGCCGTACAAAGCACGATCCACCGTCCTGGCCGCTGCGGCGCTTTCCGCGCTGGTACTGTCCGCCTGCGGCGGCGAAAGCGACAGCGCCTCTGACTCCGGAATGAACCTCGTATCCGAGGGCACGCTCACCGTGTGCTCGGATGTCCCCTACGCCCCGTTCGAATTCGAAGGTGAAGACGGCGAATACACCGGCTTCGACATGGATCTCGTCAAGGAGATCGCAACCGGCATGGGCCTTGAACTGGCCGTTCAGGACGTCGGCTTCGACGGCCTGCAGAGCGGCACCTCGCTGGCCGCAGGCCAGTGCGACCTCGTTGCCAGCGCCATGACCATCACCGAGGAGCGGAAGAAGAACCTCACGTTCTCCGATCCGTACTATGACTCGCTCCAGTCCATCCTGGTGCCCGAGGGCTCGGACATCACCGGCATCGAGGATCTCGCCGGAAAGAACCTGGGCGTGCAGCAGGGCACCACCGGTGAAGCCTACGCACGGGACAACGCTCCCGAAGCCAACATCAGCTCCTTCCCGAGCGATGCCGAACTCTACCCGGCGCTGCAGGCCGGCCAGGTAGACGCCGTCCTGCAGGATCTTCCCGTCAACCTGGGGCACACCGAGGAAGGCGCCTTCACCATCGCGGAAGAGTTCGAGACCAATGAATCCTACGGGTTCGCCATGGCCAAGGACGCCCCCGAAGAACTGGTTTCAGCCGTCAACGAGCAGCTGACCGAGCTGCGCGACAACGGCAAGTACCAGGAGATCTACGACAAGTACTTCACCGAATAA
- a CDS encoding amino acid ABC transporter permease, with protein sequence MKPSTRRRLTRGILYAVFVLAVLAVVLLADWKAIGVNFFDAEVARRAFPDIITVAVKNTVIYTVIAFIGGLILGLILALMKLSPVGPYRWAATVYIEIFRGLPALLVIFAIAFAVPIAFSWRPPGGSAGAGLIALIMVSGAYIAETIRAGIQAVPAGQTEAARSLGMGPAWTMVSVTLPQAFRIITPPLTNELVILIKDTSLLFIAGMALQDRELTTFARDSVSQSANATPLVLAAAMYLVITLPLTQLVAKLERHNQRGR encoded by the coding sequence TTGAAACCGTCCACCCGCAGACGCCTCACCCGGGGCATCCTGTATGCCGTCTTCGTTCTGGCTGTCCTCGCCGTAGTCCTGCTCGCGGACTGGAAGGCGATCGGGGTCAACTTCTTCGACGCAGAAGTGGCCCGCCGGGCGTTCCCGGACATCATTACTGTGGCGGTCAAGAACACCGTCATCTACACCGTCATCGCGTTCATCGGCGGACTGATCCTCGGCCTCATTCTGGCCCTCATGAAGCTCTCCCCCGTGGGGCCCTACCGCTGGGCTGCAACGGTCTACATCGAAATCTTCCGCGGACTGCCGGCCCTGCTGGTCATCTTCGCGATTGCCTTCGCGGTGCCGATCGCCTTCTCCTGGCGTCCGCCGGGCGGCAGCGCCGGTGCCGGCCTGATCGCCCTCATCATGGTCTCCGGCGCCTACATCGCCGAGACCATCCGCGCAGGCATCCAGGCTGTTCCGGCCGGACAGACCGAAGCTGCACGCTCGCTGGGCATGGGCCCGGCCTGGACCATGGTCTCGGTCACCCTGCCCCAGGCGTTCCGTATCATTACCCCGCCCCTGACCAATGAACTGGTGATCCTGATCAAGGACACCTCCCTGCTCTTCATTGCCGGCATGGCCCTGCAGGACCGCGAACTGACAACGTTCGCCCGGGATTCCGTCTCCCAGTCCGCCAACGCCACTCCCCTGGTGCTGGCGGCAGCCATGTACCTGGTCATCACCCTGCCGCTGACGCAGCTGGTCGCCAAACTCGAACGCCACAACCAGAGAGGCCGGTAA
- a CDS encoding amino acid ABC transporter ATP-binding protein gives MSTAAQNRAGNVPAIEVKNLHKSFGDNEVLKGIDFHVNQGEVVCVIGPSGSGKSTLLRCVNRLEEPTSGTIMVEGTDITDPETDLDAVRTRIGMVFQQFNLFPHLNVLQNLTLAQRRAKKRGKAEAEETAMKNLAKVGLADRAKAFPAQLSGGQQQRVAIARALSMDPDMMLFDEPTSALDPELVGDVLEVMRQLAQEGMTMMVVTHEMGFAREVGDRVVFMDGGVVVEQGAPAAVLGNPQNERTRSFLSKVL, from the coding sequence GTGAGCACAGCGGCACAGAACCGGGCCGGCAACGTCCCGGCCATCGAAGTAAAGAACCTGCACAAGTCCTTCGGCGACAACGAAGTGCTCAAGGGCATCGACTTCCACGTCAACCAGGGCGAGGTTGTCTGCGTTATCGGCCCGTCCGGCTCCGGAAAGTCCACCCTCCTGCGGTGCGTGAACCGGCTCGAGGAACCGACCAGCGGCACCATCATGGTGGAGGGCACCGACATTACGGACCCGGAGACGGACCTCGATGCCGTCCGCACCCGGATCGGGATGGTCTTCCAGCAGTTCAACCTGTTCCCGCACCTGAACGTGCTGCAGAACCTGACCCTGGCCCAGCGCCGGGCCAAGAAGCGCGGCAAGGCAGAGGCCGAGGAAACCGCCATGAAGAACCTGGCGAAGGTGGGCCTGGCCGACCGCGCCAAGGCGTTCCCCGCCCAGCTCTCCGGCGGCCAGCAGCAGCGCGTGGCGATTGCCCGCGCCCTGTCCATGGACCCGGACATGATGCTCTTCGACGAGCCCACCTCGGCACTTGACCCGGAACTGGTCGGCGACGTCCTGGAGGTCATGCGCCAGCTGGCCCAGGAAGGCATGACCATGATGGTGGTGACCCACGAGATGGGCTTCGCCCGCGAGGTCGGAGACCGCGTGGTGTTCATGGACGGCGGCGTCGTCGTAGAACAGGGCGCACCGGCGGCCGTGCTGGGCAACCCGCAGAATGAGCGGACCCGGTCCTTCCTCTCCAAGGTTCTCTAG
- the menD gene encoding 2-succinyl-5-enolpyruvyl-6-hydroxy-3-cyclohexene-1-carboxylic-acid synthase — protein sequence MTGSSNSSSQLPGSEPAAGQLSSLQAARSAVAALARAGVRDVVLAPGSRSAPLAYALAEAQVQGLVQVHVRIDERVAGFTALGLARGGKRPAAVATTSGTAVGELLPAVMEAHHAGIALVVLSADRPAELHGTGANQTTAQDAIFGKFPAAEANVGAGEDPAGAITAAFDRVGGSVPAGPVHINLQFRDPLVPTEADALGLGPASTAAPVLPAGAEHTPGVLADLGGTHRTVVVAGDGAGEIAAMFAQRAGLPLFAEPSSNARFGPNSVTAYRLLLEELGGQIERVVVFGRPTLSRPITALLARPEVRKALYVPRPVNWFIPGKRPETLISDLPALLHFAGTGSPGWLEAWQLASAAAEAALEDLLASEAELSGLHVAGLVWHHSDGNLVLGSSNTIRDVDLVASGAWHPLDVYANRGLAGIDGTIATASGIALAHGIPTRLLLGDLTFLHDAGALLLPNGETEPDLQLVILNDAGGGIFTTLEHGELGESDQYRGVVERFFGTPHQADIPALCAGYGVRHQLARTTAELTAALQAPVHGRSVIEVPVQRSGLRALHRRVQAAVQGAVG from the coding sequence GTGACCGGATCCTCGAATTCCTCCAGCCAGCTCCCCGGCTCTGAGCCCGCGGCTGGGCAACTCAGCTCGCTTCAGGCCGCCCGCTCGGCCGTCGCGGCCCTGGCACGGGCAGGAGTGCGGGACGTTGTCCTTGCCCCGGGCTCGCGCAGCGCACCCCTGGCCTATGCGCTGGCCGAGGCACAGGTGCAGGGCCTGGTCCAGGTCCATGTCCGCATTGATGAGCGGGTTGCCGGGTTCACGGCCCTGGGACTGGCAAGGGGCGGGAAACGCCCGGCAGCCGTGGCAACGACGTCGGGCACCGCCGTGGGTGAGCTGCTCCCGGCTGTCATGGAGGCGCACCACGCGGGCATCGCGCTGGTCGTGCTTTCCGCTGACCGTCCGGCTGAACTCCATGGCACCGGAGCCAACCAGACCACGGCCCAGGACGCCATTTTCGGGAAGTTCCCCGCCGCGGAAGCGAACGTGGGTGCGGGGGAGGACCCGGCCGGTGCCATCACCGCCGCCTTCGACCGCGTCGGCGGCAGCGTCCCGGCCGGACCGGTGCACATCAACCTGCAGTTCCGCGATCCTCTGGTCCCCACCGAGGCAGATGCCCTGGGACTGGGCCCGGCCAGCACAGCCGCTCCGGTGCTGCCGGCCGGTGCCGAGCACACGCCCGGGGTGCTGGCAGACCTCGGCGGAACGCACCGCACTGTTGTGGTGGCCGGTGACGGGGCAGGGGAAATCGCGGCGATGTTTGCCCAGCGGGCTGGGCTGCCGCTGTTTGCTGAACCCTCCTCCAACGCGCGTTTCGGGCCGAACTCCGTCACCGCCTACCGGCTGCTGCTTGAGGAGCTCGGCGGGCAGATCGAACGGGTGGTGGTCTTTGGCCGGCCAACACTGTCCAGGCCCATCACTGCCCTGCTGGCCCGCCCCGAGGTCAGGAAAGCGCTCTACGTGCCGCGGCCGGTCAACTGGTTCATCCCCGGCAAGCGCCCGGAAACCCTGATCTCCGACCTCCCGGCACTGCTGCACTTCGCCGGAACCGGTTCGCCCGGCTGGCTTGAGGCGTGGCAGCTGGCCTCCGCCGCTGCCGAGGCCGCACTCGAGGACCTGCTCGCCTCAGAAGCTGAACTGAGCGGACTCCATGTCGCCGGTCTGGTCTGGCACCACTCTGACGGAAACCTGGTGCTGGGATCCTCCAACACCATCCGGGACGTGGACCTGGTGGCCTCCGGCGCCTGGCACCCGCTCGACGTCTACGCGAACCGCGGCCTGGCCGGCATCGACGGGACGATCGCCACGGCCTCCGGAATCGCGCTTGCGCACGGCATCCCCACCCGGCTTCTGCTCGGAGACCTCACTTTCCTGCACGACGCCGGCGCCTTGCTGCTCCCCAACGGCGAGACCGAGCCGGACCTGCAGCTGGTGATCCTGAACGACGCCGGCGGCGGCATCTTCACCACGCTGGAGCACGGCGAGCTGGGAGAGAGCGACCAGTACCGAGGCGTCGTCGAACGCTTCTTCGGCACACCCCACCAGGCAGACATTCCCGCCTTGTGCGCCGGCTACGGCGTCCGCCACCAGCTGGCCCGGACGACGGCCGAACTTACCGCGGCGCTCCAGGCTCCGGTGCATGGCAGGTCCGTGATCGAAGTCCCGGTGCAGCGCTCCGGGCTGCGGGCACTGCATCGCAGGGTTCAGGCTGCCGTGCAGGGCGCCGTCGGCTAA